A window of Natronolimnobius sp. AArcel1 contains these coding sequences:
- a CDS encoding Rrf2 family transcriptional regulator, protein MTGSTTPDEFDDVNEAVGAAWEDGTTPYERVREVISRAYTPVSADAVADTARTSPKTARKHLTVLADDGFVTTDTSENGGTTYRRSPESLVVEQAADIREHVSTDELIARVSEMRERISDFQAEYGVESPAELLVDRTNQTLSEAATTHDDLDSETIREWQTTRRNLAFANAALSIANAERFVGEESQLNGSALAQ, encoded by the coding sequence ATGACTGGTTCCACTACCCCCGACGAATTTGACGATGTCAACGAGGCGGTTGGTGCGGCGTGGGAAGACGGGACGACTCCCTACGAGCGCGTCCGGGAAGTCATTAGTCGCGCCTACACCCCGGTTTCCGCGGATGCCGTTGCCGATACTGCACGCACGTCGCCGAAGACGGCACGAAAACACCTCACCGTCCTCGCCGATGACGGATTCGTCACGACCGACACCAGTGAGAACGGTGGGACGACCTACCGCCGGTCACCCGAGTCACTCGTCGTCGAGCAGGCGGCGGATATTCGAGAACACGTCTCGACGGACGAGTTGATCGCCCGCGTTTCGGAAATGCGAGAGCGCATTAGCGACTTTCAGGCCGAATACGGTGTCGAATCACCAGCGGAATTACTCGTTGATCGAACGAATCAAACCCTGTCCGAGGCGGCCACAACCCACGACGATCTCGACTCCGAAACGATTCGAGAATGGCAGACGACGCGTCGGAACCTCGCGTTCGCCAACGCTGCGCTGTCAATCGCCAACGCTGAACGGTTCGTCGGCGAGGAGTCACAACTGAACGGAAGCGCGCTCGCTCAGTAA
- a CDS encoding archaellin/type IV pilin N-terminal domain-containing protein, translating into MRESDSNDARSDRGQVGIGTLIIFVAMVLVAAIAAAVLLSVAGSLQTQAEATGAESTAQVSDSLDVYTAVGTIEDDNEIPTLEITVGPGAGSSAIDLEEATINYVGPGGQTYLVLDDEDITVDGDDGTVLESGSDRATLSIDVEDAVDRPLEADDDASVTIMTGQGVQTTTAITVPSTLENEGSSVRL; encoded by the coding sequence ATGAGAGAGTCGGATTCAAACGACGCCCGCAGCGACCGCGGGCAAGTCGGTATTGGCACGCTGATTATCTTCGTCGCGATGGTACTCGTCGCGGCCATCGCAGCAGCCGTGCTGCTCAGCGTTGCCGGTTCCTTACAGACACAGGCTGAAGCCACCGGTGCCGAAAGCACCGCGCAGGTCTCCGACTCGCTCGACGTCTACACCGCCGTCGGGACCATCGAGGACGACAACGAAATCCCAACCCTCGAGATCACCGTCGGCCCCGGCGCCGGCTCGAGCGCGATCGATCTCGAGGAGGCGACGATCAACTACGTCGGCCCCGGCGGGCAGACGTATCTCGTCCTCGACGACGAGGATATCACCGTCGACGGCGACGACGGGACGGTCCTCGAGAGCGGTTCCGACCGCGCCACGCTGTCGATCGACGTCGAGGACGCGGTTGATCGGCCACTCGAGGCCGATGACGACGCGTCGGTGACGATTATGACCGGCCAGGGCGTCCAGACCACGACGGCGATTACCGTCCCCAGTACGCTCGAGAACGAAGGCTCGAGTGTGCGTCTGTGA